In Oncorhynchus gorbuscha isolate QuinsamMale2020 ecotype Even-year linkage group LG03, OgorEven_v1.0, whole genome shotgun sequence, the DNA window gtcagtttgtttatctggagtacttctcctgtcctattcggtgtcctgtgtaaatctaagtgtgcgttctctaattctctccttctctctttctttctctctctcggaggacctgagccctagaaccatgccccaggactacctgacatgaggactccttgctgtccccagtccacctggccatgctcctgctccagtttcaactgttctgccttactattattcaaccatgctggtcatttatgaacatttgaacatcttggccacgttctgttataatctccacccggcacagccagaagaggactggccaccccacatatgctctctctaattctctctttctttctctctctcggaggacctgagccctaggaccgtgccccaggactacctgacatgatggctccttgctgtccccagtccacctgactgtgctgctgctccagtttcaactgttctgccttattattatttgaccatgctggtcatttatgaacatttgaacatcttggtcatgttctgttataatctctacccggcacagccagaagaggactggccaccccacatagcccggttcctctctaggtttcttcctaggttttggcctttctagggagtttttcctagccaccgtgcttttacacctgcattgtttgctgtttggggttttaggctgggtttctgtacagcactttgagatatcagctgatgtacgaagggctatataaataaatttgatttgatttgatttgatttgatttgattttaatataaCACATGGATTAGTCATGAATTGGGCACAGGTCTCTGATCGCGCTGGTGAACGGTAGCTGACAGTGTTGGCTGATAATGACAAGCAGGAGCTTCCTGCAGGAATTTGTAGTCTTGCTGAGTGAGGTCTTCTCTgtagctaattagcatttcacaTTTTTGTTAGTATCCCACCTTCCCCAAAATACGTGTAAATATTGGACAAAAAATGGTGGCTCCTGTGTTAGATTTATTCTAAAatatttattatattctactgggCCATTTACTTTTTGTTTgtattcttatcttttattatttctAGTTGTTGCATTGTTCGATAAGGAACCTGCATTCTACCTGTatgcaacctggactcaggggtagacataatataatacatgtaAACACGTGATAttacatttagtatgatatgtttaatttcatatggtatgtattattttgtggatgtccatcatccatttcatatgatatacTACCAATTACAATGTGTATGGTATGCTACAAATTAGAATTACTactatatgttacaaattccaatttgttgtagcTAACGTAAACCTTAGCTAGATGGCTAAAATGAGCTAGGCTATTGGTTAGGTGTTCGGGTTgactaacatgctaagtagttgcaaagtaagTTGCAAGTAGTTGCAAGTACCTAAAGTTGTCTGTAATGAGattcaaacacacaaacattgggttgctagacgttcacaTTATACACCTACCCACCCTACTGtctgccttaagtaaccttctgttttACGTAACCAAAGatcatatcatactaatttgagagTTCCAGATTTAAATGTACTGTGTTACGTCTAGTTTATGAGAGCAGGCTGGTGTAAACCCATACATATAGTAATACAACTTGAAACTTGAAAATATGTCTGTTTTGTGCTTCAAAAGCATGCACAAACTGCGTGAAATTACATCATATTTGAATACATAGCTATATATAATCCCAGCTATTCACTTTATTCAACACTACTGGAAATTGGAATATAGGCGACTTTGTATCTGCTCATAAAAATGTATACTTTATGTTATCAAACCCGCCCACGTGCGTTCATCGCGCCAGGGTGCTGTTCTCGATTGTGATTGGATATCAATATGGTAATAGGCGTGGTCGTTGTACATTCGCTTACCGGGCTCGTTGTGCAACTAGAGTGTCTGCTATAGTTGGTTGTGTTAGTCGTTTTCTGCTATAGTCGGTTGTGTTAGTCGTTTTCTGCTATAGTCGGTTGTGTTAGTCGTTTTTACTCAGGTATTTTGTCTTAGCAAATTCAATACATTCTGTGGAAATGGCAAAGATTGAACTAAAGCCAGTTGGAACGAACTTGTTGAAGAGTGTTTCTGGAGAGGTACGTATGTGTTGAAACGTCAATGTGTGTGTGAGCTAATGGTGGGTTTAGGCTCctagctagcgttagctagctGATTCGGAAGATGTAACTATTCTGGGTTTATAAGCGAGGATATCGACTCTGTCGCACCAGCATGGTTTTGCgacacagtcgatagcgcgctggacttcgggcttgaaggtcgagggttcgagatcTACTCTCCCCTTGTTTCATTTACAATACTAAGTAGATATAGACCCAGGTGTTTACTGGTTCGGACTGATCTGTTTTCTCTTTATCAGGTTGTGCCAGGTTTAGAAAGGTCGAACGGCTTTCCTAGCCAGCTAACTTGCTACTTTGCGAGCCACAGGTAGCACTTTAATGATTGCTATAGTCCCTCCATTGCTGAAATCACAACCGTATCATCCATATTATTATTGCAGCAAATTGTAAATGGCATCCCCTAGGTATGGGTCAAAATGATCCATATAATTCAGTAGAGGGAGCATAAACATTGATCTTCCCCATCTCAAACACTCCCTATCTACCCCCTCCCTCAACGTTTCATACCTCCCGCTCTCCCTTGCTGACTTCTATCCTGCTGACTTCTATCCTGCTGACTTCTATCCTGCCTCCCTCCTCACTCCTTCAATGTTTCATAACATAACAAAGTGTTACTTTGTTCTGACTGACTTTTTTACATTGATTATTCACTCAGCCATTGTTTGTGAGCCACTTATGTACTTCATTTAATTTAAACAGATACAGATAACTATTCAGGGAGGTAACCTCCctccttgcctccctccctcaatctTTCATAACATGTCATTTTTCTCTGTCATTTGTTGCAGAGTGTGGAGCTCCAGTCTTTATGGAGTGACAAGCCTGTGGTGCTGTTCTTCCTGCGCAGGTTTGGCTGCCAGGTGTGCCGCTGGACAGCTGCAGAGATCAGTAAACTGGAACCAGACCTGACAGCCCACGGTATCGCCCTAGTGGGCATTGGACCTGAGGAGACGGGCCTGGAGGAGTTTAAGGAGGGGGGATTCTTCAAAGGAGGTTAGAAAAACCATTGCTGCTTTGCAAAAAAACACATTCTCGATTGGGGGCACAGAGTCAGTTGTCCAAAGTCACATTACAGTTGGCTGTAAGTGTCAATACACCAATGATGTCTACAACCCAGCCTTTTTGACTTCTCAAGCAACCACAAATGTATTCAAGCACAAATTACtttaacaaaacattttttaaatacactTTTTTTAAGCAAATCAAATATTTACTTAAATAGTGTATACATTTTTTaagtatataaaaatatattgatCTTTGaataacattttacattttaatgACTGGTTGTCATTTAGAATCAATAGAAGCTTTGTCACCCTTACACAACATATGTAGCTTCCTTTTGTAACACTCAGTGCAAGCGGGCGTGTCCTAAGTAGCCATAGTTACATAGTTATGGCCATTTACTAGGAAAGCAATAAACCTGCCTCCTGATGGATTCCACAGCTGACCATAAATGACCTGCCATAGTAAGAGTTTTGAGAATTTGTTGATCGTATCATTATCTGCCTGTTGTCTTCTGTGGCAGACCTTTACATTGATGAGAAAAAGCAATGCTACAAGGACCTGGGCTTCAAAAGGTAAGCTGGGTCGTCTGAGTACTATTTACTTCCCTAGGTGTACTACTTGGAGTGCCAAGAAGAGAAATAGCTCTTGAAAAGAACTTACATTTGTAATTTTAAATTTGTAAACAG includes these proteins:
- the prxl2b gene encoding prostamide/prostaglandin F synthase isoform X1, producing MAKIELKPVGTNLLKSVSGEVVPGLERSNGFPSQLTCYFASHRFGCQVCRWTAAEISKLEPDLTAHGIALVGIGPEETGLEEFKEGGFFKGDLYIDEKKQCYKDLGFKRYTALSVVPAALGKNVREVTTKAKAQGIQGNFTGDLLQSGGMLIVAKGGEKVLLHFVQDSPGDYVPLEDISKALNISANVQAGERPQCNDDVCTR
- the prxl2b gene encoding prostamide/prostaglandin F synthase isoform X2, producing the protein MAKIELKPVGTNLLKSVSGESVELQSLWSDKPVVLFFLRRFGCQVCRWTAAEISKLEPDLTAHGIALVGIGPEETGLEEFKEGGFFKGDLYIDEKKQCYKDLGFKRYTALSVVPAALGKNVREVTTKAKAQGIQGNFTGDLLQSGGMLIVAKGGEKVLLHFVQDSPGDYVPLEDISKALNISANVQAGERPQCNDDVCTR